From the genome of Legionella beliardensis:
TTTAGGTTTTGCCGACTTAGTATTAATACTAGTTGCAATAGATACCGCTGTTAGCTGCAATAACGTTGCCTGTATATCAACAGGTTTATACTCAGAGTGACAGTACTTGCTTAGCCATTCTAAGGAAAAATATTCTCTACCAATACTTTTAGGTGATGTGCGTAAAAGATAGGGATCTTGTAATAAATCATTTAATAAAGGCTCAATGACATTACCTTGTGATGCCCAATTACCATTTTGGTCATAATCCTGTTTTAAATGCTGATAGATCCAGGCATCCATTAAACAGTTCCCAGGACCTACATCAAAACCACAAACGTTAAATTCATCTTTAAGATAAGTTAAATTTGCTATACCACCAATATTTACAACAGCTAAAGGATAACCAAAATCCTTAAAAATAGCCTGGTGATAAACAGGTGCAAAAGGAGCACCTTGTCCCCCTACTACTAAATCCCGCGTTCTAAAATCAGCGACAACTGTAATTCCTGTCATTTCGGCAATAGTATGGGCACAGCCTAATTGCACCGTATATGGAATATCAGTCATGGTATTATGACAAAGTGTTTGCCCATGGCTGCCAATGGCAATAATATTTTGTGCAGAGTGATTACTTTTTTCTAATAGCAACAGTACAGCGTTAGCAAACTCTCTTCCTAATAAGGTATGTAGTTGACTAAAATAGCCTAGGTCATGGGGCTGCATAGCAATTGACTCCCTAAGTCTTGCTTTAACATCTAAACTGTAGGGACAGGTCATGCCATAAAGAAATTCATTTTTAGTAAGATCAACGAGTGCAACGTCAATACCATCCATACTGGTTCCTGACATGATCCCAATATATAGCTCCATTCTAACCCGTACTCCTACATACAAAGCCTCAAAAGAAGTTTTTTCAAGTTAATTTAAGTAAAAGTGTCTGCAAAACAGCAGCTAAGCATTGCTCAGGGTTGTCTTCACCATTTTTACTTCGCCAAGCCACATGACCATCCGGCCTAACTAAGACCGCACCTGTCTTATCAATTTGGTATACATCTAACCAACGCCCCTCTGGATCATGTAGATCGCCACCTACTTTTCCTATACGATAACTTATTAATGGTAAATTTTTATACTTTAAAGCGGCTTTTTGCCATACATCTGTCTGATCTGAACTTAGCAATACAAATTTATTATCAAATAAATCAAGCGTTGACAGCCGTTGGTTATCTTTTTCTAGCACATAATAAGGAGCTCTACATCCAGGATAAGTTGATGGGCTATAGGTATAGACATCTTGAGCAGCTTGCGGCACTGCTTCAGCAATAACAGTACCCTCCTCATAACAAAAACCTAAATCTAGGCTAACCTGGTTAAGGTGCTCATGCTGTTCTTCAATTGCAGTCATCATTTCTTTAACATTGCCTGCATACATAGCTGTGAAAATCTTATTAAACCGCATAGCATTTTTAGCACTCCATTCTATGTTTTTACCAGCTATGGGTGCCCGCTCCTGAAAGTAAGTTTCTAATAACGCTTCATCAGCATAGCCTTTAATAACAGCTGCTAATTTCCAAGCAAGATTATGAGCATCTTGAATACCAGTATTCATGCCCAATCCACCTGTTGGTGGCAACCTATGAGCAGCATCACCTGCTAGAAAAATTCGCCCTTCATGGAATTGCTCTGCCACGAGTGCTGCCATTGTCCAAAATGCTTTATTAATTAGCTTAATATCAATTGTGTCATCTTGAAGGACAGTTTTAATTAACTGTATACAAAATTCATCTGTAAAGCTTTCTTTTGTCAAACCAGACTGAAGATCATAACGTGTACCTATCAACCACTTTTGTAACCCATCTTTTGCTAACAGGAAAGTGCCTCTAACATCCTCACGAGTAAAGATATAACCAACGCTAGGTCTGTCTTGAACATATTTTTCTAAATTCATTTCACAGTAAATATTACAAAACTCGCCTAAGTTATCTTGACCTTGCATAGGAATATTTAATAATTTACGAGTTGGACTAGAGGCTCCATCAGCCGCGACCAAATACTCTGAGGTTAATTGGTACCTTTTACCGGTTAATTTGTCTTCTACTGTTGTTACTACTTTATCCTTAGTTTGTTCTATATTAAGCATTGCAACATTAAAGTAATAACAAATTTCAGGATACGTTTTTACTTTATTTAAAAGTTCTTGCTCGACCCAATCTTGCGAAATTAGAGCGCCTGTTACTGGGCTATTTAAATTTGGCTTAGCTTCAGCGTTAACACGTTTTATTTCTTTTCCTTGTAACGATTCAAGCCAAATAAAGCGATGCGCCTCTTTAGGCAATTGTTGCTTTCGCAAAGCTGCATCAATTCCCCATAATCTAAAAATTTCCATGCTTCTTGTATTAACACCACGGGCCTTAGGATGATTAGTTGTGCTAGCGTGCCGCTCAATAAGAATACTTTTAATCCCATGACGAGCCAAACCAATCGCTGTGCTTAAGCCTACAGGGCCTGCGCCAATAATGACTACTTGAGCATTCGTTTCCATAAAACCTCTCTTAATTTGCTTTAGGCTAGCTTAAAGCAGCGCTTAAAATTTTCAGTGGTTTGCTTGGCAACCTGCTCATAAGTTTCTTGCCTAAGCTCACTTATTGCAGCTGCTACATATTTAACCAAGGCCGGATGATTTTGCTTACCGCGATAAGGGACAGGCGCTAAATAAGGTGAGTCTGTTTCGATTAATAAGCGTTCTAGCGGAATAGATTTAGCTACTTCATGCAGTGAAGTTGCGTTTTTAAATGTTACAATACCTGATAAAGAAATATAAAAATTCATCTCAATGGCGCGCTCTGCAATGCTTAAATCTTCAGCAAAACAATGCATAACACCGCCAATTTGACTGGCATTTTCATCTGCTAAGACTCGCAATGTATCTTCAGCGGCTTGGCGGGTATGAATAATTAATGGCTTTTGACAAGCAATGGCAGCACGAATATGCTCTCTAAAACGCGCTCTCTGGTGCTCTTGAGCATCGGGCTCATGCGTCCTATAGTAATCAAGTCCCGTTTCACCAATAGCAATACAGGCTGGATGCTCGGTTGCTAATTTTATAAGCATGGCAGCGTTAGGTTCTTGATCTATTAAATTATTAGGATGCAGGCCAACTGATATTTTAATCTGTTGGTAATCATCTGCTATTTTACATAGCGTAGGATAGTCAGCTAAATCTACGCAAACACATAAAAGCGAGTTCACCTCATTAAGCGTAGCCGCATTAATGACATTGCTTAATTGATTGTCAAATTCCGTTAAGTCAATCAAATTTAAGTGGCAGTGTGAATCAGTTAGCATACATTACATCGTATCAGTCATTTGTGATGATTTTAGCATAGCGGCTAAATAAGTTTCTATTTTATTTTTTAAAGCTCTAGCATCATCACCTATGAGTTGAAATCCTAAACCGGCAGGCTTATTACCCTGGGAGCCTCTAGGCGTTATCCAAGCTACTTTAGCAGAAATAACATACGGATTTACTTCAGAAAGTAATTTTACTGACAAGTTAACTGTGCTGCCTAAAGGCAGTGTTAAATTTGTCCGTACAAACAAACCACCGCCACTTATAAAGGGCATGTAACCCATATAAAGTGCGGACTCTGTTGGATAACTACAATCTACAATAGGCACATCCATTATTTAAACTCCCTGGTCTCGTAGAAGCTAAGCAGCAAGTCTTCTAAAGCAAGTAGTTGATTTACGTTTATACTATAGCTTAAATTCTTAATGATCTGATTTAATTTATCGAGTAAAAAAAATAAATTAATAGGTTTAAAATACTTAGTTAATTCTTCTAACATAGAGAATAACACTGATTGCGGGTAATTTTTATGAAAATAATTATGAATCATCTGCGCTGTAACTAAGTACATAAACCGGGCCAAATCCATTAATTCATAAATTGACCATTTCTCAGCAATAGCGATAATTGATATTTTTTCTTTTTGAATAGCTAGCAAATCATTTATTAAAGATTCACTTTGCTCAGACAATTTACCCAAAGAGCTTTCAGCGTCACCTAGGCTACTTTCTACTAAATAATTGCCATTGTAATGATTAAAATTAGAAAAAAACCAATACTGACAACGGCTAAAAATTGTTGCGGGAATTGTATTGATGGACTCAGCACCTAAAATAAAATAACTATTTTGCGGCGGCTCTTCTAGTATTTTTAACAGGGAATTTGCCGCTGAATGATTCATTTTTTCAGCATTTTTAATAAAAACAATCTTATTTTCGGCGATTTGCGGTGAGGTATATAAATAATTTTGTAACTCTCTAACCTGTTCAACTTTAATAACCCCGCCTACTTTATCAGGCTCAATAAGGTGTAAATCCGGATGCTCACCTTGTATAGCTAAATTACATGATTTACAGGTTGTGCATGGCGCTGTAACTTGCTTACATAACATGGTAGCTATCATATGATTAACTAATGGCTTTAGATAAGCTAATGATGCGCCACTTAATAAAAGCGCATGGGTTAAACGCTGATTATCATAGGCACGCTTAAACTGCTGCCAAAAACCATGGTATTCTGGTTTAAGATCAGTTAAATCAACCTTATGCATGCTCATTCAAAAAAGCCTCTAAGTGTAAGCAGATAGCCTGCTGTACTTGGTCTAAGGGTAGGCTTGCATCGATAAGTTTCGCTCCAGTAGTATTATTTAATTTATTATGATAAGCATCATAAACCCGATTAAAAAAAGCCAATGACTCTTGCTCAATGCGATCGAGTTTACCGCGATTATCAGCACGTTTAAGACCTAATTCCGGCGAAATATCTAAGAAAATTGTTAAATCGGGTTTTAATCCTGAAAGACAAAAAGCTGACAAGGTATCTAGAATGGTTTGGTTAATACCTCGGCCACCCCCCTGGTAAGCATAAGTTGATAGTTCAAAACGATCTGCTATGACCCAGTCCCCTCTAGCCAAAGCTGGCCGAATTACTTGCTCAAGTAATTGTACACGAGCAGCATATAGCATTAATAATTCACTACGTTCATCCAGAGGTTCATTAGGAATGGTTTCTTTAATTAACGCCCTAAGCTTTTCGGCAATATAAGTGCCACCTGGCTCGCGAGTAATGATGACATTATTAACTTTATCGTGAAGATAGTGCTTAATTGTTTCAATAGCAGTTGTTTTACCAGCGCCTTCAAGGCCTTCAACTACAATAAATCGCCCTGGCGTCATTCGTGCTCCTTGTTCATATAGCGAGCGATCGCTTTTTTCTGCTCTTCATAAGTTTTTGAGAAAATATGGGTACCGTCGCCTTTCGCTACAAAATAAAGGTAATCAGAAAACTTAGGATGAGCTGCAGCATCAATAGCATCACGCCCAACCATGGCAATAGGTGTAGGCGGTAACCCTCTATAGCGATAAGTATTATAAGGAGAATCATAATCTAAATTATGATGCCCTAGTTTGCCTGAGAAAGAAGGGCCCAGGCCATAAATAACCGTTGGATCCATTTGCAATGGCATCCTTTTTTTAAGCCGATTAACCACAATACCACCAACAATTCGTCGCTCAGATGGTAAAGAAGTTTCTTTCTCAAGGATAGAAGCAACAATAAGGAGCTCATAAGGCGTTTTATAGGGCAAACCGGGGCTACGTGTTTCCCAATTTGAATTTAATATAGCTAGCAAACTTTTATTAGCATGCAAAAGCAGTCGTTTGGCATCACTGCCAGCATCATAATGGTAGGTATCAGCAAGAAGCAAACCTTCAGCGCTTGAATAATTACCTATGACTGTTGCCCAGTCATCAGATTGGTAATTTAAATAAGGTGCTTGCAGGAGCTTTTGCTGCACTTGATAAACATTACTACCTTCGATAATTCGAAAAGCTGCTGTTAAAACATCACCCTTAACAATACGATCAATAAAATTTGGTGCTGACTCACCTGGTTGAATTTGATAAACACCAGCTTTTAAATGATTTGCTAACCCTTTATATTTAATATAATTTTGTATTAAAGGCTTAGATTGAATGTAGCCATTATTATATAAGTATTGCACTAATGCGCTCGCAGTCGAGTTAGCTTTAACTTCGACAATCAGCGGCTTACCCTCTGTCATCATTGGTTTCATCAAAAAAAAGTAAAGTCCGCCTAAAAAAACTGCTATTAATAAACCAAGAGTTATTAAAAAATAGCTGATTATTTTTAAGGCTGAGCGTTTCTGCCCAGCTACGTGAGTGTTTAGTGTTGGCTTGTTGTCAGTTTGCATTTATTGCACCATAGATAAAAGCTACTGTTCTAGCAATCCCTATGAATAATTTCCCATTTGAAACAGAATTAAACATAAAATAACCACGCAACCTTAATTGTCGGTTTAAAAGATTAAGATATACTATTTATACTTAATTTAAAATTGGCGCCTTACAAATCCTTTAATATTCTTTTATGTTTTAGACTTCTTACGAACCTGTCAATACCGTACCAAAGCCTAGTAAAAAATCATCTGAAAGAACAAGCGCGTACAGGCAGTACGTAAGTAAGCAATCTGAAGATTTTTTTCGTGAGATTAGTCCGTTGATAGTAGACTTTAAAAGCCTGATGTAGTTTACCTGGTGTACTTAGCTATTTACGTAAATTTAGCTACAGATATAAAATTACTCAGGCAAATCGATACGTTTAAATAACAAACTACCATTTGTTCCACCAAAGCCTAGCGAATTACTTAATGCATAATCAATTTTTCTAGATTGAGGTTCATGTGGTACATAATTTAAATCACAGCCTTCATCTGGTTGATCTAAATTTATAGTAGGCGGAGCTACTTGATCTTGAATAGCCAAGATACTAAATATGGCTTCTACTGCACCAGCAGCACCAAGTAGATGGCCTGTCATTGATTTAGTCGAGCTCATTGCTAATTTATAAGCATGCTCTTTAAAAACCCTTTTTACCGCTTTTGTTTCATTTAAATCATTTAAATAAGTAGATGTTCCATGGGCATTGATATAATCAATTAAGGCTGGATCAATATTGGCATCTTGAATTGCTGCAAGCATGGCTCGTGATGCACCATCAGCATCTTCATCGGGTGCTGTAATATGGAAAGCATCGCCCGACATGCCAAAACCTACTAATTCAGCATACATTTTTGCACCGCGCGCTTTAGCATGCTCATATTCTTCTAAGATTAAAATACCAGCACCCTCACCCATAACAAAACCATCTCTATCCTTATCCCATGGGCGCGAAGCCTTTTCTGGCTCCTCATTACGTTTAGAAAGCGAGCGTACAGCTGAGAAACCAGCTAAACATAAAGGCGTGGTTGTCATCTCAGCACCACCACAAATCATGATATCAGCATCGCCATGAGCAATCATACGCCCTGCTAATCCAATATTATGCGTACCCGTAGTGCAAGCCGTGACAACAGAAATATTAGGGCCTTTTAATTTATACTTAATAGAAATTTGTCCTGCAACCATATTAATAATACCTGCAGGTATAAAGAATGGAGAAACCTTCCGGGGCCCGCCCGCCATCAGTTTTTCTTGATTATTGGTGATCGTTTCTATACCACCAATACCAGCACCTACAGCCACGCCAGCACGTAAGGCCGTTTCATCGTTGATATCAAGCCCAGAGCTAGCTAAGGCTTCATCAGCTGCAGCTAGCCCATATTGGGTAAATAAATCCATTTTTCGAGCATCTTTAAGCGGCACGTATTTTTCAATGTTAAAATTCTTTACCTTAGCCCAAATTTTAGTAGGAAAATCAGTTGTATCAAAACCTTCTACAGGGCCGACACCACTTTTACCTGCCAAAATATTATGCCAAGTTTCTTCTACATTTAGACCAAGTGGGGTTACCATCCCCATGCCAGTAACTACAATACGCCGCTTACTCAATGAATAGCTCCTTAATTTCAAGCTTCTTCTTTATTCATATTAGATTCAATATAATCAATTGCTTCTTGAATAGTCGTAATTTTTTCTGCTTTCTCATCTGGAATTTCAGTTTCAAATTCTTCTTCAAGAGCCATAACAAGTTCTACTGTATCAAGAGAATCAGCACCTAAATCTTCTACAAATGAAGCATCATTCTTCAATTCATCTGCCGTAACACCTAATTGCTCGCCGACAATTTTACGAACTCGCTCTTCAACTGTACTCATAACTTGTATTTCCTTTCTTAAGGTTAAAAAAATATATGGTGGGTAGTTTATTCATTTCTTTAAAGAACGCAAGCTTAATTAATATAAGTTTAACAGAATCTCCCTTAAAAGACCCAAGTTAACTAATCCATATATAAGCCACCGTTCACATGAATAGTCTCACCAGTAATATAGCTTGCATGATCAGAAGCTAGGAATGCAACAATTGCTGCTATGTCTTTGACTTGGCCAAAACGTTTCATAGGAATGCGTTTCATCATTTCTTCTTTTACCAAATCAGGCAGAGCATTTGTCATATCCGTTTCAATAAAACCAGGCGCAACCACATTAACAGTCACACCTCGACTAGCTATTTCTTGCGCTAATGATTTTGAAAAACCTATGACACCTGCTTTAGCAGCCGTATAATTAGCTTGGCCTGAGTTCCCACTTGAACCCACCACAGAGCCAATTGTAATAATACGTCCCCACCTTGCTCTAAACATAGGCTTAATACAAGCCTTGCTCATGCGGAAAATAGCATTTAAATTGGTTTCAATGACTCGGTACCATTCTTCATCATCCATGCGTAACAATAGATTATCTGCTGTAATACCGGCATTATTGATTAAGATTGAAGGTAACTTTTTTTCATCAGAAAGCTCTGCCATAAGGCTTTCAACCTGTTCTGTACTCGTTACATCAAGAACCATTCCCTCGCCCTGAAGATTATTATCCTTAAAACGTTGGCTAATGGCCAGGGCGGCATCTTTGGTGGTTGCAGTGCCTATGACATAAGCGCCATTCTGGGCCAATGTTTGCGCAACAGCGCTACCAATACCTCGGCTTGCACCTGTCACCAAAGCTAGTTTACCTTCTAGGTTAATCATATAAACCCCTTTATTAAATCATATTTAATCTTAACTGATTAAGATTGAACACCCTTTGAGCTTAATTTTCTTGCGTTTGCAATTGCGATACAACGTGATTAAGTGAATTTTTATCATGTGTATTAAATATTGCTAAGCTTTTATCAATGCGCTTTATTAATCCTGCAAGAACTTTTCCAGGACCACATTCGATAAATTGACTTACACCCTTTTTTTGCATCATTTGAATGGTTTCAACCCATCTTACGGGCTTATATAATTGTTCTTTTAATAAAGAACGAATTTGTTCAGGGCTTTCATAACAGCTTAAATCAACATTACTAATTACTTTTATTGCCGGTGTAAAAATTGGCGTTTCATCTAAATAAGATTTAAAAGCCATTGCTGCTTCTTCTAGCAAAGAACAGTGACAAGGAACGCTGACAGGAATAAGTTTAGCTAGCCGCGCGTCTCGATTATTTGCTTCAGTAATGGCCTTTTCAACTGCAATACTGTGACCTGCAATCACTACTTGGCCTATCGTATTATAATTTGCTATTGATACTTGCTCACTAGGAGTACTTACCTTAGAACAAATGTCATGCACCACTTCATCAGTTAAACCAATGATAGCTGCCATCGCACCTTGTCCTAGCGGAATGGTTTCCTGCATCAATTGACCACGTTTTGCTACTAATTTTACGGCATGAGGTAAACTTAATGCGCCAGCACATACCAAAGCAGCATACTCACCCAAACTATGCCCAGCCATCCATTTAGGCTGCGGCAATTCTTGCGCACGTAACAAATTATAGATAGCTACATCAGCTGCTAACATAATGACTTGCGTGTTTTCAGTCTGATTTAACTTATTTTCAGGTCCATGTTGAACAAGATCCCATGTATCATAGCCAACTTGCTGAGAAGCAATAGCAAAGGTTTCTTCAATTATTGGGTAATTTCGAGCCAGCTCTGCTAACATTCCTATTGATTGAGAACCTTGGCCTGGAAATACAAATGCGCACTCTGTCATGTAAAAAAACCTCTAAATTCTCACTGTCCCCACAGTTAATAACTTAATCAAAAATGAGATGACTGTTGCTAACGGCTATTAACTTAAGCGTTAATACCGTATTATCATCGCTCCCCAAGTCATGCCACCGCCAAACGATTCTAGTAATAACAAATCACCCCGTTTAATGCGTTGCTCTTTAATGGCTGCATCTAGCGCAAGTGGAATGGATGCTGCTGAGGTATTGCCTTGGTTTTCGATGGTAACAACAACTTGTGACATAGGTAAGTTTAATTTTTTAGCAATTCCTTGAATAATACGGATATTCGCTTGATGAGGAATTAACCAATTAATATCAGATTGGGCGAGCCCGCTGGCCTCTAAAATTTCGTCAACGATATCTCCCATAATATTGACTGCAATTTTAAACACCTCATTGCCACGCATACCGATTAACGCTTTATTGCCTTGAGAAGTGTAGTTTGGATAAGACAATAGTGAATTTGCATCAAAGGCAGCGTGCAAGACACTAGCCATAATACCAGGCTCCTCTTGCGCACTTAATATTGCTGCTCCTGCACCATCACCAAATAATACACAGGTTGAGCGATCATTCCAATCAACGGCCCTTGACATCGATTCACTGCCAACAACTAACACGTGCTTTGCTGAGCCAGCTTGAATATACTGTTTAGCGACATCCATTGCATAAACAAAACCACTGCATGCAGCCCCAACATCAAGCGCGGGGATACCTGCCGACGTTAAACCTAAAGCATGTTGTACATAACAAGCAACCCCTGGGAAAAAATTATCCGGTGTACAGCTTGCAGCTATAATCAAGTCAATGTCGTTAGGCAAAATAGTTGACGATTCAAACGCTTGTTTTGCGGCTTGAGCTGCCATGTAAGATGTTGTTTCATAATCAGAAGCAATATGACGGCTACTAATGCCTGTACGCGAAAAAATCCAATCATGAGTTGTATTTAATTTAGTTTCTAGCTCATAATTTGTAAGATTTCGCTCTGGTAGATAGCTACCTGTTCCATTAATAACCGCATGCATCATAACAATAAACCTTGATTAATAAACTCATTTATTTGATCACGCACTAAATCAACCACATTATTTTTTACTTGTAACATAGCTTCTTCAATAGCATATTGAAAAGCTAATTCATTAGCACTACCATGACTTTTGACTACCGTGCCATTTAATCCTAATAAACTTGCACCGTTATAACGAGCTGGATCCATGCGAGTTTTTAAGCGTTTTAAGGCTGGCCAAGCAACAATACTCATAAACCGAGTTAAAACATTTTTTAAAAAAGATTCTTTTAAAATAGCCAGCATTAATTTGGCAAGTCCCTCACTTGCTTTTAGAGCGACATTGCCAACGAACCCATCACAAACAACTAAATCGACTTCACCTGAGTAAAAATCATCGCCTTCCACATAGCCGACATAATTTAATAGACTACAATCAGCTAACATGTGCGCTGTTCGCTTGATTTTGTCATTGCCTTTTATTTCTTCTACACCAATATTTAACAGAGCAATTTTTGGTTTAGGCTTTTTATCAAGGGCTTGAATAAGTGCTGAACCCATTACTGCAAATTGAAAAAGATGCTCAGCACAGGAATCAACATTTGCCCCTAAATCAATCACACGGGTTTTATCTTGTAAAGTAGGTAACTCCGCAATAATTGCTGGTCTATCTATTCCTGGCAGTGTTTTTAACACAAAACGAGCAGTAGCCATTAAAGCACCCGTATTGCCAGCGCTAACACAAGCTTGGGCGCGTCCAGATTTAACGAGGTTAATTGCCACTCGCATCGAGGAATCTTTCTTATTACGCATTGCATGCGAAGGCAATTCATCCATACCAACTACTTCAGAGGTATGGATAATAGTAAACTGAGCGCTATTAGAACCGCCGTGCTTTTTAAGATAAGTAGCAACTTGAGTTTGATCACCTACTAACAACAACCTTAAATCAGGATTGTGTTTCGCAGCACGAACGCAAGCAGGAACCAGGACCTTTGGCCCATGATCCCCACCCATCACATCAATTGCAATGGTGATAGTTTTCAATCGATTTACTCTTGTTCGTAGACGTCGTTATCTTTATCTAATACCTTGCGGCCACGATAATAACCATCAGCGGTAATATGATGTCTACGATGAGTTTCACCCGTTGTGCTATCAACACTTAAAGTTGGTCCAGTTAACGCGTCATGTGAACGCCTCATATCACGTCTTGAACGTGTTTTTCGGTTTTGTTGTACGGCCATGCATTACTCCTAGGCAATTTGTATTCGTTGGTGCGAAATATTACCCATTTTTTGTCATTAATCCAAGTATTACTTATAGTTTCTCATTAATATTAGGCGAAAAATGGATAAATTTACTGACTTCTGCATCACATTTCGTAATATCCGAGTGATATTCGGGGCTACAAAGATGTAATTCATCAGTGATTAATTCTACTAAGTTAACTAGCGAGTTTTTAGTCACAATACACTCATACTCATCCATTAACTTCTCCGCTTGAGCATCATTGTCGCAAATCGCTAATGTTGTACTGTTGTTATAATTGTATAAAAATTGAGTCAAACAACGCTGGCATTCAATTGTAATATCGCCACTAACATTTAGCGTTAAGAGAAAATAGTTAGTCATTGCTTTAGCTGCATAAGAACAACTTAGTAAGCATGGGGGGGCAACTCTAGATGGCATTCGCTCGGTTAATTCAAGTTGCACGCTTTCTGGCTCGGCTGTTTTAGCGCACGTTTTAAGATCAATTAGCATATCAAGTCTCAAATATAATATAATAATACTCTTTAAGTTTAACAAATATAGGCTAATTAAGGTTAATAAATTTAATTTAGTCTTTCTCTTTAAATGAATTAATTAATATATGAAGAAAAAAGTAATTGTAGGAATGTCTGGCGGCGTTGATTCATCTGTAGCGGCATGGCTATTAAAAGAAGAAGGT
Proteins encoded in this window:
- a CDS encoding anhydro-N-acetylmuramic acid kinase — its product is MELYIGIMSGTSMDGIDVALVDLTKNEFLYGMTCPYSLDVKARLRESIAMQPHDLGYFSQLHTLLGREFANAVLLLLEKSNHSAQNIIAIGSHGQTLCHNTMTDIPYTVQLGCAHTIAEMTGITVVADFRTRDLVVGGQGAPFAPVYHQAIFKDFGYPLAVVNIGGIANLTYLKDEFNVCGFDVGPGNCLMDAWIYQHLKQDYDQNGNWASQGNVIEPLLNDLLQDPYLLRTSPKSIGREYFSLEWLSKYCHSEYKPVDIQATLLQLTAVSIATSINTKSAKPKHLFVCGGGAHNQLLLKELAQLLPQVPVLSTQAVNCNPDFIEALMMAWLADKTLNQVPLDLKAITGANYPAILGVIYPAGIDKRNSLAV
- a CDS encoding FAD-dependent monooxygenase, with amino-acid sequence METNAQVVIIGAGPVGLSTAIGLARHGIKSILIERHASTTNHPKARGVNTRSMEIFRLWGIDAALRKQQLPKEAHRFIWLESLQGKEIKRVNAEAKPNLNSPVTGALISQDWVEQELLNKVKTYPEICYYFNVAMLNIEQTKDKVVTTVEDKLTGKRYQLTSEYLVAADGASSPTRKLLNIPMQGQDNLGEFCNIYCEMNLEKYVQDRPSVGYIFTREDVRGTFLLAKDGLQKWLIGTRYDLQSGLTKESFTDEFCIQLIKTVLQDDTIDIKLINKAFWTMAALVAEQFHEGRIFLAGDAAHRLPPTGGLGMNTGIQDAHNLAWKLAAVIKGYADEALLETYFQERAPIAGKNIEWSAKNAMRFNKIFTAMYAGNVKEMMTAIEEQHEHLNQVSLDLGFCYEEGTVIAEAVPQAAQDVYTYSPSTYPGCRAPYYVLEKDNQRLSTLDLFDNKFVLLSSDQTDVWQKAALKYKNLPLISYRIGKVGGDLHDPEGRWLDVYQIDKTGAVLVRPDGHVAWRSKNGEDNPEQCLAAVLQTLLLKLT
- a CDS encoding TatD family hydrolase, encoding MLTDSHCHLNLIDLTEFDNQLSNVINAATLNEVNSLLCVCVDLADYPTLCKIADDYQQIKISVGLHPNNLIDQEPNAAMLIKLATEHPACIAIGETGLDYYRTHEPDAQEHQRARFREHIRAAIACQKPLIIHTRQAAEDTLRVLADENASQIGGVMHCFAEDLSIAERAIEMNFYISLSGIVTFKNATSLHEVAKSIPLERLLIETDSPYLAPVPYRGKQNHPALVKYVAAAISELRQETYEQVAKQTTENFKRCFKLA
- a CDS encoding PilZ domain-containing protein, whose product is MDVPIVDCSYPTESALYMGYMPFISGGGLFVRTNLTLPLGSTVNLSVKLLSEVNPYVISAKVAWITPRGSQGNKPAGLGFQLIGDDARALKNKIETYLAAMLKSSQMTDTM
- the tmk gene encoding dTMP kinase, coding for MTPGRFIVVEGLEGAGKTTAIETIKHYLHDKVNNVIITREPGGTYIAEKLRALIKETIPNEPLDERSELLMLYAARVQLLEQVIRPALARGDWVIADRFELSTYAYQGGGRGINQTILDTLSAFCLSGLKPDLTIFLDISPELGLKRADNRGKLDRIEQESLAFFNRVYDAYHNKLNNTTGAKLIDASLPLDQVQQAICLHLEAFLNEHA
- the mltG gene encoding endolytic transglycosylase MltG yields the protein MQTDNKPTLNTHVAGQKRSALKIISYFLITLGLLIAVFLGGLYFFLMKPMMTEGKPLIVEVKANSTASALVQYLYNNGYIQSKPLIQNYIKYKGLANHLKAGVYQIQPGESAPNFIDRIVKGDVLTAAFRIIEGSNVYQVQQKLLQAPYLNYQSDDWATVIGNYSSAEGLLLADTYHYDAGSDAKRLLLHANKSLLAILNSNWETRSPGLPYKTPYELLIVASILEKETSLPSERRIVGGIVVNRLKKRMPLQMDPTVIYGLGPSFSGKLGHHNLDYDSPYNTYRYRGLPPTPIAMVGRDAIDAAAHPKFSDYLYFVAKGDGTHIFSKTYEEQKKAIARYMNKEHE
- the fabF gene encoding beta-ketoacyl-ACP synthase II gives rise to the protein MSKRRIVVTGMGMVTPLGLNVEETWHNILAGKSGVGPVEGFDTTDFPTKIWAKVKNFNIEKYVPLKDARKMDLFTQYGLAAADEALASSGLDINDETALRAGVAVGAGIGGIETITNNQEKLMAGGPRKVSPFFIPAGIINMVAGQISIKYKLKGPNISVVTACTTGTHNIGLAGRMIAHGDADIMICGGAEMTTTPLCLAGFSAVRSLSKRNEEPEKASRPWDKDRDGFVMGEGAGILILEEYEHAKARGAKMYAELVGFGMSGDAFHITAPDEDADGASRAMLAAIQDANIDPALIDYINAHGTSTYLNDLNETKAVKRVFKEHAYKLAMSSTKSMTGHLLGAAGAVEAIFSILAIQDQVAPPTINLDQPDEGCDLNYVPHEPQSRKIDYALSNSLGFGGTNGSLLFKRIDLPE
- the acpP gene encoding acyl carrier protein, yielding MSTVEERVRKIVGEQLGVTADELKNDASFVEDLGADSLDTVELVMALEEEFETEIPDEKAEKITTIQEAIDYIESNMNKEEA
- the fabG gene encoding 3-oxoacyl-ACP reductase FabG yields the protein MINLEGKLALVTGASRGIGSAVAQTLAQNGAYVIGTATTKDAALAISQRFKDNNLQGEGMVLDVTSTEQVESLMAELSDEKKLPSILINNAGITADNLLLRMDDEEWYRVIETNLNAIFRMSKACIKPMFRARWGRIITIGSVVGSSGNSGQANYTAAKAGVIGFSKSLAQEIASRGVTVNVVAPGFIETDMTNALPDLVKEEMMKRIPMKRFGQVKDIAAIVAFLASDHASYITGETIHVNGGLYMD